A window of the Bacteroides thetaiotaomicron VPI-5482 genome harbors these coding sequences:
- a CDS encoding succinate dehydrogenase/fumarate reductase iron-sulfur subunit translates to MDKNISFTLKVWRQAGPKAKGAFETYQMKDIPGDTSFLEMLDILNEQLISERKEPVVFDHDCREGICGMCSLYINGHPHGPATGATTCQIYMRRFNDGDTITVEPWRSAGFPVIKDLMVDRTAYDKIMQAGGYVSVRTGAPQDANAILIPKPIADEAMDAASCIGCGACVAACKNGSAMLFVSAKVSQLNLLPQGKPEALRRAKAMLSKMDELGFGNCTNTRACEAECPKNISISNIARLNRDFIIAKLKD, encoded by the coding sequence ATGGATAAAAATATATCATTTACACTGAAGGTATGGCGTCAAGCAGGCCCGAAGGCTAAAGGCGCTTTTGAAACCTACCAAATGAAAGATATCCCCGGTGATACTTCCTTCCTCGAAATGCTGGATATTCTGAACGAACAGCTGATCAGCGAAAGAAAAGAACCGGTTGTATTCGACCACGACTGCCGCGAAGGTATCTGCGGTATGTGTTCTCTTTACATCAACGGACATCCGCACGGTCCTGCAACAGGTGCTACTACTTGCCAGATTTACATGCGTCGTTTCAACGATGGTGACACCATCACTGTTGAGCCTTGGCGTTCGGCCGGTTTCCCTGTCATCAAGGACTTGATGGTAGACCGTACTGCTTATGACAAGATCATGCAGGCCGGTGGTTACGTAAGCGTTCGTACAGGTGCTCCGCAGGATGCCAACGCTATCCTGATCCCGAAGCCCATCGCTGACGAAGCTATGGATGCCGCTTCTTGTATCGGTTGCGGTGCTTGTGTAGCTGCTTGTAAGAATGGTTCTGCCATGTTGTTCGTTTCGGCAAAGGTCAGCCAGTTGAACTTGCTTCCGCAAGGTAAACCGGAAGCTCTACGCCGTGCGAAAGCTATGTTGTCCAAGATGGACGAACTCGGATTCGGTAACTGTACCAACACCCGCGCTTGCGAGGCTGAATGTCCGAAGAACATCTCTATCAGCAACATCGCCCGCCTGAACCGCGACTTCATCATCGCTAAACTGAAAGACTAA